Proteins from a genomic interval of Stenotrophomonas sp. 24(2023):
- a CDS encoding M56 family metallopeptidase, with protein sequence MDMTTLIPMLERLGWTSLQTALLVGLVALLCRALPSLSAATRCRLWWLVSLQAVLGLVWSQPLQLPWLPAAQAMAGGATDLVADAVYPVAPELSAQVLAAAPVVDAGTVASAAPVAWWALALAALWLSGVLLTAWRTVAEWRRCRALLAAAQPCEDAALVDALHLAAEAHGLRRPPQLWTSDRIDAPQVIGPLRPVLLLPTGEHALQGDALDLALTHELQHLQRRDLQWGLLPALAQHLFFFHPLLRLAVREYAQAREEAVDAAVVAQHSASRHAYGRLLLQLGVAPQPHLGVASAAPSTASLKRRLQSLQSRRACPKVLAAALTAVVLAVGIAPMRLVAAPVPPAPPVPPRAVAAPPAPPAPAAPPSAIRPAVPAAPAAPPRAPAPPDDVQDTDDMQEVHSSTMTIVTDGELHLGKAPAQAYVLVDNDHTFATAGIDDLAQARQSAGKGPALWFRDGDKRYLVRDAELIKPLQRVYADAAALGRQQSALGARQGALGREQGELGRRQGELGRQQSQLALVNAQDAIRQANRAIGAQDINRDAAAEAADASRDGDAARRRADAAMAGHNREMERLAAQQAALGSRQAALGGQQAVLGERQARIHAQAAEQVKQVIARALASGKAEQL encoded by the coding sequence ATGGACATGACGACACTGATCCCGATGCTGGAGCGGCTGGGCTGGACCAGCCTGCAGACCGCGCTGCTGGTGGGCCTGGTGGCACTGCTGTGCCGCGCGCTGCCGTCGCTGTCGGCGGCCACGCGCTGCCGGCTGTGGTGGCTGGTCTCGCTGCAGGCGGTGCTGGGCCTGGTGTGGAGCCAGCCGCTGCAGCTGCCGTGGCTGCCCGCAGCACAGGCCATGGCAGGCGGTGCCACCGACCTGGTGGCCGATGCGGTGTATCCGGTCGCGCCCGAGCTGTCCGCACAGGTGCTGGCGGCAGCCCCGGTCGTTGATGCCGGCACGGTTGCCAGCGCGGCGCCGGTGGCCTGGTGGGCGCTGGCACTGGCCGCGCTGTGGCTGTCGGGCGTGCTGCTGACGGCCTGGCGTACCGTTGCCGAATGGCGGCGCTGCCGCGCGCTGTTGGCCGCCGCGCAGCCCTGCGAGGACGCCGCGCTGGTCGATGCGCTGCACCTGGCGGCGGAAGCGCATGGCCTGCGCCGCCCGCCGCAGCTGTGGACCAGCGACCGCATCGATGCCCCGCAGGTGATCGGGCCGCTGCGCCCGGTGCTGCTGCTGCCGACCGGTGAGCACGCCCTGCAGGGCGATGCGCTGGACCTGGCCCTGACCCACGAACTGCAGCACCTGCAGCGCCGTGATCTGCAATGGGGCCTGCTGCCGGCGCTGGCGCAGCACCTGTTCTTCTTCCACCCGCTGCTGCGCCTGGCCGTGCGCGAATATGCCCAGGCCCGCGAGGAAGCGGTGGACGCTGCGGTGGTCGCCCAGCACAGCGCCAGCCGCCATGCCTATGGCCGCCTGCTGCTGCAGTTGGGGGTCGCGCCGCAGCCGCACCTGGGCGTGGCCAGTGCCGCGCCGAGCACGGCCAGCCTGAAGCGCCGGCTGCAGTCGCTGCAGTCGCGCCGGGCCTGCCCGAAGGTGCTGGCCGCCGCGCTGACCGCCGTCGTGCTGGCCGTGGGCATCGCACCGATGCGGCTGGTCGCCGCACCGGTTCCGCCTGCACCGCCGGTCCCGCCGCGTGCCGTGGCGGCACCGCCCGCGCCGCCTGCGCCGGCTGCACCGCCGTCGGCCATCCGGCCGGCCGTTCCGGCAGCCCCGGCAGCCCCGCCGCGCGCACCGGCCCCGCCTGACGACGTGCAGGACACGGATGACATGCAGGAGGTGCACAGCAGCACGATGACCATCGTCACCGACGGTGAACTGCACCTGGGCAAGGCACCGGCACAGGCCTATGTGCTGGTCGACAATGACCATACCTTCGCCACTGCCGGTATCGATGATCTGGCGCAGGCCCGGCAGAGTGCCGGCAAGGGGCCGGCGCTGTGGTTCCGCGATGGCGACAAGCGCTACCTGGTGCGGGATGCGGAGCTGATCAAGCCGCTGCAGCGCGTCTATGCCGATGCGGCAGCGCTGGGCCGCCAGCAGAGTGCGCTGGGTGCACGCCAGGGCGCGCTGGGCCGTGAGCAGGGTGAACTGGGGCGCCGCCAGGGTGAGCTGGGCCGCCAGCAGAGCCAGCTGGCGCTGGTCAATGCACAGGATGCGATCCGCCAGGCCAACCGCGCCATTGGTGCGCAGGACATCAACCGCGACGCAGCCGCCGAAGCGGCGGATGCCTCACGCGATGGGGACGCTGCGCGCCGGCGGGCCGACGCAGCCATGGCCGGGCACAACCGGGAAATGGAACGCCTTGCTGCGCAGCAGGCAGCGCTGGGCAGCCGGCAGGCGGCCCTGGGTGGCCAGCAGGCGGTCTTGGGCGAACGTCAGGCACGCATCCATGCCCAGGCCGCTGAGCAGGTGAAGCAGGTGATCGCCCGCGCCCTGGCCAGCGGCAAGGCCGAGCAGCTGTAA
- a CDS encoding DEAD/DEAH box helicase, with translation MAYELAKRTADAEHQLATRDGLPARDGALLGSRLQRRYQDRITGSFAIPGREGRYAPLPASVPPALAAALKARGIEQLYSHQAEAWDASQRGEHVAIVTPTASGKSLCYTLPVVSAAMQDKAKALYLFPTKALAQDQVAELLELNRAGDLGVKAFTFDGDTPGDARQAIRLHGDIVVSNPDMLHQAILPHHTKWAQFFENLRYIVIDEVHTYRGVFGSHVTNVLRRLKRICAFYGVQPQFILCSATIGNPQAHAEALIEAPVTAITESGAPSGPKQVLLWNPPVINPDLGLRASARSQSNRIARIAIKSGLKTLVFAQTRLMVEVLTKYLKDIFDHDPRKPSRIRAYRGGYLPTERRETERAMRAGTIDGIVSTSALELGVDIGSLDVVILNGYPGSVAATWQRFGRAGRRQQPALGVMVASSQPLDQYVVRHPDFFAEASPEHARIAPDQPLILFDHIRCAAFELPFRVGDGFGPIDPDVFLEALAETEVIHREGERWEWIADSYPATAVSLRAVADGNFVVVDRSDGRQQIIAEVDYSAAALTLYEGAIHMVQSTPYQVETLDWEGRKAYVTRTHVDYYTDSIDFTKLKVLDRFDGGVAGRGDAHHGEVHVVRRVAGYKKIRYYTHENIGYGPVNLPDQELHTTAVWWQLPQALLLRAFASRQDALDGFLGAAYALHIVATVAVMADARDLQKSVGNGDGAWFAIADQSGRGQLRGSEGDPGIVELLQEFVPTVYLYDNFPGGVGLSEPLWQRQAELVQRARELVQRCDCRAGCPACVGPVLAAQEEDQTSPRALALRVLDLFDAQACQQVPDVAVTPRDPMELLAP, from the coding sequence ATGGCCTACGAACTCGCCAAGCGCACTGCCGACGCCGAGCACCAGCTCGCCACCCGTGATGGCCTGCCCGCCCGCGATGGCGCCCTGCTTGGCAGCCGCCTGCAGCGCCGTTACCAGGACCGCATCACCGGCAGCTTCGCCATTCCCGGTCGCGAGGGCCGCTATGCGCCCCTTCCCGCGTCGGTGCCGCCGGCCTTGGCCGCAGCCCTGAAGGCACGCGGCATCGAGCAGCTCTACAGCCACCAGGCTGAAGCGTGGGACGCCAGCCAGCGCGGCGAGCACGTGGCCATCGTCACCCCCACCGCCAGCGGCAAGTCGTTGTGCTACACCCTGCCGGTGGTCAGCGCGGCCATGCAGGACAAGGCCAAGGCGCTGTACCTGTTCCCGACCAAGGCGCTGGCCCAGGACCAGGTGGCCGAGCTGCTGGAACTCAACCGCGCCGGCGACCTCGGCGTGAAGGCCTTCACCTTCGATGGCGACACGCCGGGCGATGCACGCCAGGCGATCCGCCTGCATGGCGACATCGTGGTCTCCAACCCGGACATGCTGCACCAGGCCATCCTGCCCCACCACACCAAGTGGGCACAGTTCTTCGAGAACCTGCGCTACATCGTCATCGATGAAGTGCATACCTACCGCGGCGTGTTCGGCAGCCACGTCACCAACGTGCTGCGCCGGCTCAAGCGCATCTGCGCGTTCTACGGCGTGCAACCGCAGTTCATCCTGTGCTCGGCCACCATCGGCAACCCGCAGGCGCATGCCGAAGCGCTGATCGAGGCACCGGTCACCGCCATCACCGAATCGGGCGCGCCCAGCGGGCCCAAGCAGGTGCTGCTGTGGAACCCGCCGGTGATCAACCCCGACCTGGGCCTGCGTGCCTCGGCGCGTTCGCAGAGCAACCGCATCGCGCGCATCGCGATCAAGTCCGGGCTGAAGACGCTGGTGTTCGCGCAGACCCGGCTGATGGTCGAGGTGCTGACCAAGTACCTGAAGGACATCTTCGACCACGACCCGCGCAAGCCGTCACGCATCCGCGCCTACCGCGGTGGTTACCTGCCTACCGAGCGCCGCGAGACCGAACGCGCGATGCGCGCGGGCACCATCGACGGCATCGTCAGCACCTCTGCGCTCGAGCTGGGCGTGGACATCGGCAGCCTCGACGTGGTGATCCTCAACGGCTACCCCGGCAGCGTGGCCGCCACCTGGCAGCGCTTCGGCCGCGCTGGGCGTCGCCAGCAGCCCGCGCTGGGGGTGATGGTGGCCAGCTCGCAGCCGCTGGACCAGTACGTGGTGCGGCACCCGGACTTCTTCGCCGAAGCCTCGCCCGAACATGCGCGCATCGCCCCTGACCAGCCGCTGATCCTGTTCGACCACATCCGCTGTGCAGCGTTCGAGCTGCCGTTCCGGGTGGGCGATGGCTTCGGCCCGATCGACCCCGACGTGTTCCTGGAGGCGCTGGCCGAAACCGAGGTCATCCATCGCGAAGGCGAGCGCTGGGAATGGATCGCCGACAGCTACCCGGCCACCGCGGTCAGCCTGCGCGCGGTGGCCGACGGCAACTTCGTGGTGGTCGACCGCAGCGATGGCCGGCAGCAGATCATCGCCGAAGTCGATTACTCAGCGGCGGCGCTGACCCTGTACGAAGGTGCCATCCACATGGTGCAGTCCACGCCGTACCAGGTGGAAACGCTGGACTGGGAGGGCCGCAAGGCCTACGTCACCCGCACCCACGTGGACTACTACACCGACAGCATCGACTTCACCAAGCTCAAGGTGCTGGACCGTTTCGATGGCGGCGTGGCCGGCCGTGGCGATGCGCACCATGGCGAAGTGCACGTGGTGCGCCGCGTGGCGGGCTACAAGAAGATCCGCTATTACACGCATGAGAACATCGGCTACGGCCCGGTGAACCTGCCCGACCAGGAACTGCATACCACTGCGGTGTGGTGGCAGCTGCCACAGGCGCTGCTGCTGCGCGCGTTCGCCAGCAGGCAGGATGCACTGGATGGTTTTCTCGGCGCCGCCTACGCGCTGCACATCGTCGCCACGGTGGCGGTGATGGCCGATGCGCGCGACCTGCAGAAATCGGTCGGCAACGGCGATGGTGCCTGGTTCGCGATCGCCGACCAGAGTGGCCGTGGCCAGCTGCGCGGCAGCGAAGGTGATCCCGGCATCGTCGAGCTGCTGCAGGAATTCGTGCCCACCGTGTACCTGTATGACAACTTCCCTGGTGGCGTGGGCCTCAGCGAACCGCTGTGGCAGCGCCAGGCCGAACTGGTGCAGCGCGCGCGCGAACTGGTGCAGCGCTGCGACTGCAGGGCCGGCTGCCCGGCCTGCGTCGGCCCGGTGCTGGCCGCGCAGGAAGAAGATCAAACCTCGCCGCGTGCACTGGCACTGCGCGTGCTGGACCTGTTCGATGCGCAGGCCTGCCAGCAGGTGCCCGACGTGGCGGTAACCCCACGCGACCCGATGGAGCTGCTGGCACCGTGA
- a CDS encoding DUF58 domain-containing protein produces the protein MNAGTPLTLPPELRARLRLLRLRPRQASGASGIGQHASRSRGAGLEFAQYRAYEPGDELRQIDWKLYARSDRFFVRESERESPITVWLLLDATASANQADRAAPQRTRLDHMRGVAACLVELALQQGDRFGLLAINGDGLQLVPAANGARQRDRVHLQLQALHARGGWPSADRLRPLWERARPGDLLLAIGDGFDEAGIVLLEQLASARREVALLQILTADERDFPFDAGHRFRDPETGEELQGDGAAIRADYLQRFADARTALQARLQASGIGSATGWLDQPLDQPLQALFGRGSGA, from the coding sequence GTGAACGCAGGTACCCCGCTGACCCTGCCACCGGAACTGCGTGCGCGCCTGCGCCTGCTGCGGTTGCGGCCGCGCCAGGCCAGCGGCGCCAGTGGTATCGGCCAGCACGCCAGCCGCAGCCGCGGTGCTGGCCTGGAATTCGCCCAGTACCGTGCCTATGAGCCCGGCGACGAACTGCGCCAGATCGACTGGAAGCTGTACGCGCGCTCGGACCGCTTCTTCGTGCGCGAATCCGAACGCGAAAGCCCGATCACGGTCTGGCTGCTGCTTGATGCCACCGCTTCGGCCAACCAGGCCGATCGCGCGGCGCCACAACGCACGCGCCTGGACCATATGCGCGGCGTGGCCGCCTGCCTGGTCGAACTGGCCCTGCAACAGGGCGACCGTTTCGGCCTGCTGGCGATCAATGGTGATGGCCTGCAGCTGGTACCCGCGGCGAACGGCGCGCGCCAGCGTGACCGCGTGCACCTGCAACTGCAGGCCCTGCACGCGCGCGGCGGTTGGCCTTCGGCTGATCGGCTGCGCCCGCTGTGGGAACGGGCGCGCCCGGGCGACCTGCTGCTGGCGATCGGCGACGGCTTCGACGAGGCCGGCATCGTGCTGCTGGAACAACTGGCCAGCGCGCGTCGCGAGGTGGCACTGCTGCAGATCCTGACCGCCGACGAGCGCGACTTCCCGTTCGATGCCGGCCACCGCTTCCGCGACCCGGAAACCGGCGAGGAGCTGCAGGGTGATGGCGCGGCGATCCGTGCCGACTACCTGCAACGCTTTGCCGACGCACGCACCGCGCTGCAGGCGCGGCTGCAGGCCAGCGGCATCGGCAGCGCCACCGGTTGGCTCGACCAGCCGCTGGACCAGCCGCTGCAGGCGCTGTTCGGCCGAGGTAGCGGCGCATGA
- a CDS encoding BatA domain-containing protein yields the protein MNLLFPLGLAALAAWLLPLLIHLARRHPYTPLDFAALRWLRARIRPRQRIRFDDWPLLLVRLLLLAALALLLARPALTGSAAPPSAWTVVAPGLDARALRGTGEERNWHWLAPGFPSVEQPAPTTPAPLASLLRELDAQLPAGTALTVHVPDPLPGLDGARLQLSRPVQWQAHAMTLASAQATVAPPRLRVHAEAPASARHWIGALQRAWSTQPAAAELPTDTPPARGEIAVWGRSDALPAAWQAWLHDGGSVMTAARPDAAATVVLRSAEGAPLLWQQRVGQGRLLSLPGEWDAAHNGALRDARLPQALLLALQPPAPPRVGDARDQTPQQAVLPVTAAAPREPTPWLLLAIVLLFALERWMASRARRRVAA from the coding sequence ATGAACCTGCTGTTCCCGCTGGGCCTGGCCGCGCTCGCCGCCTGGCTGCTGCCGCTGCTGATCCATCTCGCCCGCCGCCATCCGTATACCCCGCTGGATTTCGCCGCGCTGCGCTGGCTGCGCGCACGGATCCGGCCACGCCAGCGCATCCGCTTCGACGATTGGCCCCTGCTGTTGGTGCGCCTGCTGTTGTTGGCCGCGTTGGCGCTGCTGCTGGCGCGCCCGGCGCTGACCGGCAGCGCAGCACCGCCCAGCGCCTGGACCGTGGTCGCGCCCGGGCTGGATGCCCGCGCACTGCGCGGTACCGGCGAAGAGCGCAACTGGCATTGGCTGGCGCCCGGCTTCCCGTCCGTCGAGCAGCCTGCACCCACGACACCTGCGCCGCTTGCGAGCCTGCTGCGCGAACTCGACGCGCAGCTGCCAGCCGGCACAGCGCTGACCGTGCATGTGCCCGACCCGCTGCCTGGCCTCGATGGCGCACGCCTGCAGCTGTCGCGTCCCGTGCAGTGGCAGGCGCATGCGATGACACTCGCCAGTGCACAGGCCACAGTGGCCCCGCCACGCTTGCGCGTGCATGCCGAGGCACCGGCCAGCGCGCGGCACTGGATCGGCGCCCTGCAGCGTGCGTGGAGCACCCAGCCTGCCGCCGCCGAGCTGCCCACCGACACGCCCCCCGCACGCGGCGAGATTGCGGTGTGGGGCCGTAGCGATGCACTGCCGGCCGCATGGCAGGCCTGGCTGCACGACGGCGGCAGCGTAATGACGGCGGCCAGGCCTGATGCTGCCGCCACTGTGGTACTGCGAAGTGCGGAGGGCGCACCGCTGCTGTGGCAGCAGCGCGTCGGCCAGGGCCGCCTGCTGTCGCTGCCCGGCGAATGGGACGCTGCCCACAACGGCGCGCTGCGTGATGCCCGCTTGCCGCAGGCCCTGCTGCTGGCCCTGCAACCGCCAGCGCCACCGCGTGTGGGCGATGCGCGGGATCAGACACCGCAGCAGGCGGTACTGCCCGTGACCGCCGCCGCGCCACGCGAGCCGACCCCGTGGTTGCTGCTGGCCATCGTGCTGCTGTTCGCCCTGGAACGCTGGATGGCCAGCCGTGCCCGGCGCCGGGTGGCGGCATGA
- a CDS encoding Imm8 family immunity protein: MPEGRWTNNAHLNVEKKMTRAKLKGIDTADWDAAFERHQKTDRFDCYFQVSIGADDGRGAYLFGFTACNREWLESMIEKDQSIPKFVVVNDVSLEAVERAVELVCSAVPDGRWEEVARKLAEVMDWEFEGYVPGRR, translated from the coding sequence ATGCCTGAAGGTAGATGGACGAACAACGCCCATCTCAATGTCGAGAAAAAAATGACTAGGGCAAAATTAAAAGGGATTGATACCGCCGATTGGGATGCTGCATTTGAAAGGCATCAAAAAACAGATCGATTTGATTGCTACTTTCAGGTGTCCATTGGTGCAGATGATGGTCGGGGCGCATACTTGTTTGGCTTTACCGCTTGTAATCGCGAGTGGCTGGAATCCATGATTGAGAAGGATCAATCCATTCCGAAGTTTGTTGTCGTAAATGATGTCAGCCTTGAGGCCGTCGAGCGAGCCGTCGAACTTGTGTGTAGCGCCGTACCAGATGGAAGGTGGGAAGAAGTTGCCCGTAAGTTGGCTGAAGTGATGGATTGGGAGTTTGAAGGTTATGTCCCTGGACGGAGGTAA
- a CDS encoding M56 family metallopeptidase, with amino-acid sequence MDTTLLMVVLERLGWTSLQTALLVGVVALLCRTLPSLPAATRCWLWWLVSLQAVLGLVWSQPLQLPWLPAAQAVALAGGAHAADAVPAALTVAEAGPVAVPVAWWVLALGALWLSGVLVTAWRTVAEWRRCRALLAAARPCDDDALVQALQLAAEAHGLRRPPRLWTSDRVDAPQIIGPLRPVLLLPTGEHALQGDALDLALTHELQHLQRRDLQWGLLPALAQHLFFFHPLLRLAVREYAQAREEAVDAAVIAGQADRRQDYGRLLLQLGVAPQLQLGVASAAPSLGSLKRRLRSLQSGRACPKALAVTLTLAVLAVGVLPLRLVAAPSPSLAPVEVSVAPATVVAAASPAVSAPSHGAGVLAAVVAQPATTHAAADTPDDAVESAPLEAPVDASVDVPAATPLPMPMALPLPVRLGGDVLSSQDAAELANLAARSASDAARAEVPRAMAMARAEQARRQDQARWARDAEFAAARAERQRASAEAAAERASAKAERELVLAEAARERDQAFAEAAREREQAFAEAERDRKRALAEAARERDRAQSEARRERDRAQAEAARERARADAARDRAQAEADARAERAEREAEERERARERSHRG; translated from the coding sequence ATGGATACGACACTGTTGATGGTAGTGCTGGAGCGGTTGGGCTGGACCAGCCTGCAGACCGCGCTGCTGGTGGGCGTGGTGGCACTGCTGTGCCGCACGCTGCCGTCGCTGCCGGCGGCCACCCGTTGCTGGCTGTGGTGGCTGGTCTCGTTGCAGGCGGTGCTGGGCCTGGTCTGGAGCCAGCCGCTGCAGCTGCCATGGTTGCCGGCCGCACAGGCGGTGGCGCTGGCCGGCGGTGCACACGCGGCCGATGCGGTGCCCGCGGCGCTGACCGTTGCCGAGGCGGGCCCGGTGGCCGTGCCGGTCGCGTGGTGGGTGCTGGCCTTGGGCGCGCTGTGGCTGTCGGGCGTGCTGGTGACGGCCTGGCGTACCGTTGCCGAATGGCGGCGCTGCCGCGCGCTGTTGGCGGCTGCGCGGCCGTGCGATGACGACGCGCTGGTGCAGGCGCTGCAACTGGCAGCCGAAGCACACGGCCTGCGTCGCCCGCCGCGGCTGTGGACCAGTGACCGTGTCGATGCGCCGCAGATCATCGGGCCGCTGCGCCCGGTGCTGCTGCTGCCCACCGGCGAGCATGCCCTGCAGGGCGATGCGCTGGACCTGGCCCTGACCCATGAACTGCAGCACCTGCAGCGACGCGACCTGCAGTGGGGCCTGCTGCCGGCACTCGCACAGCACCTGTTCTTCTTCCACCCACTGCTGCGCCTGGCCGTGCGCGAATATGCCCAGGCCCGCGAGGAAGCGGTGGATGCTGCTGTGATCGCCGGTCAGGCTGATCGGCGCCAGGACTACGGGCGCCTGCTGCTGCAGCTGGGGGTCGCACCGCAGCTGCAGTTGGGCGTGGCCAGTGCGGCCCCCAGCCTGGGCAGTCTCAAACGCCGCCTGCGGTCGCTGCAGTCAGGCCGTGCATGCCCCAAGGCGCTGGCGGTCACGCTGACGCTGGCGGTGCTGGCGGTGGGTGTGCTGCCACTGCGGCTGGTCGCTGCGCCGTCGCCATCGCTTGCCCCGGTGGAGGTCTCGGTAGCACCGGCCACGGTTGTTGCTGCTGCCTCGCCCGCGGTGTCTGCGCCCTCCCACGGCGCGGGCGTACTCGCCGCGGTGGTGGCACAGCCGGCGACGACGCACGCGGCGGCCGACACGCCGGACGATGCGGTCGAGAGCGCGCCGCTGGAGGCCCCGGTGGATGCCTCGGTGGATGTTCCGGCGGCAACGCCGCTGCCGATGCCGATGGCCCTGCCGCTGCCGGTACGGCTCGGGGGTGATGTGCTGTCGTCGCAGGATGCCGCCGAGCTGGCCAATCTGGCCGCCCGTTCGGCCAGCGACGCCGCCCGCGCCGAGGTACCGCGGGCCATGGCGATGGCGCGTGCCGAACAGGCCCGACGCCAGGACCAGGCACGGTGGGCCCGTGATGCCGAGTTTGCCGCTGCACGCGCGGAACGTCAGCGTGCATCTGCGGAAGCGGCCGCAGAACGTGCCAGTGCGAAGGCCGAACGCGAGCTGGTGCTGGCCGAGGCCGCACGTGAGCGCGACCAGGCGTTTGCCGAGGCGGCACGCGAGCGTGAGCAGGCCTTTGCCGAGGCCGAACGTGATCGCAAGCGCGCCCTGGCTGAAGCCGCGCGCGAGCGCGACCGTGCCCAGAGCGAAGCCAGGCGGGAGCGTGATCGTGCGCAGGCCGAAGCGGCGCGCGAGCGTGCCCGGGCCGACGCCGCCCGTGACCGCGCGCAGGCGGAGGCCGACGCACGCGCCGAGCGTGCCGAACGTGAGGCCGAGGAACGCGAACGTGCGCGGGAGCGCAGCCATCGCGGGTAA
- a CDS encoding I78 family peptidase inhibitor, translated as MRLHLLLICALPLAACSHAGTPGAAPGTAGSTPVVAAPGAPARCNPDALKGLEGQMASKAVVDKAVKDSGARHARVVKPGMAVTMDFREDRLTLQVDENNRISGASCS; from the coding sequence ATGCGCCTGCACCTGCTGTTGATCTGTGCCCTGCCATTGGCCGCCTGCAGCCACGCCGGCACGCCGGGGGCTGCCCCTGGCACGGCCGGCAGTACACCCGTCGTGGCCGCCCCCGGCGCCCCCGCGCGCTGCAATCCCGATGCCTTGAAGGGCCTGGAAGGCCAGATGGCCAGCAAGGCCGTGGTGGACAAAGCGGTAAAGGACAGCGGTGCGCGCCACGCCCGTGTGGTCAAGCCCGGCATGGCAGTCACCATGGATTTCCGCGAAGACCGGCTGACCCTGCAGGTCGATGAGAACAACCGCATCAGCGGTGCCAGCTGCAGTTGA
- a CDS encoding ribonuclease H-like domain-containing protein, translated as MSLSLDKLRLLRRQAGDPKAATPAAPEAPAAPPAPVAANDARQPPAERSVFAWVEQEIRHKPTGAAVSAPAAPALRRPEVGSLHRLLGLRTRGGPTPARASAQDRQLPGREIAPGLFLIESLQPQAIPAQPLSLDFARREGEHVAARDLLFFDTETTGLAGGTGTRAFMIGAADWHACPQRGEGLRIRQLLMSTMAAEDAMLATFASWLQPTTVFCSYNGRSYDAPLLKARYRLARQRDPITALDHVDLLYPTRRRYRGSWENCKLSTIERQLLRVAREDDLPGSEAPAAWLRYLRGGDAVNLRRVADHNHQDVVTLALLLQRLVQEQQRERETLALVAGAAGAPPR; from the coding sequence GTGAGCCTGAGCCTGGACAAGCTGCGCCTGCTGCGCAGGCAGGCCGGCGACCCGAAGGCGGCCACGCCCGCGGCGCCGGAGGCTCCCGCTGCACCGCCGGCACCCGTGGCCGCCAACGATGCACGACAGCCCCCGGCCGAGCGTTCGGTGTTCGCCTGGGTCGAACAGGAAATCCGCCACAAGCCGACCGGCGCGGCAGTGTCGGCGCCGGCAGCACCAGCGCTGCGCCGGCCCGAAGTGGGCAGCCTACATCGCCTGCTGGGGCTGCGTACGCGTGGCGGCCCCACCCCTGCACGGGCCAGTGCCCAGGATCGCCAGCTGCCCGGCAGGGAAATCGCCCCCGGCCTGTTCCTGATCGAATCGCTGCAGCCGCAGGCGATCCCGGCACAACCGCTATCGCTGGATTTCGCCCGGCGCGAGGGCGAACACGTGGCTGCACGTGACCTGCTGTTCTTCGATACCGAAACCACCGGCCTGGCCGGTGGCACCGGCACCCGCGCCTTCATGATCGGCGCGGCCGACTGGCATGCCTGCCCGCAGCGCGGCGAGGGCCTGCGCATCCGCCAGCTGCTGATGTCCACCATGGCTGCGGAAGACGCGATGCTGGCTACGTTTGCCAGCTGGCTGCAGCCGACCACCGTGTTCTGCAGCTACAACGGCCGCAGCTACGATGCGCCACTGCTGAAGGCGCGTTACCGGCTGGCCCGGCAGCGCGATCCGATCACCGCACTGGATCACGTCGACCTGCTCTATCCCACGCGCCGCCGTTATCGCGGCAGCTGGGAGAACTGCAAGCTGTCCACCATCGAACGCCAGCTGCTGCGCGTGGCGCGCGAGGATGACCTGCCCGGTTCGGAAGCGCCTGCGGCGTGGCTGCGCTACCTGCGCGGCGGCGATGCGGTGAACCTGCGCCGCGTGGCCGACCACAACCACCAGGACGTAGTGACCCTGGCGCTGTTGCTGCAGCGGTTGGTGCAGGAGCAGCAGCGCGAACGGGAAACCCTGGCGCTGGTGGCCGGAGCCGCAGGCGCCCCCCCGCGTTGA
- a CDS encoding BlaI/MecI/CopY family transcriptional regulator, with amino-acid sequence MRGKTIGDQELALLQYIDEQGQASVGEVAAAYGEARGLARSTVLTMMERLRSKGYLQRAQQDGVYRYQATRGQDSVVQGAIAQFVDNTLQGSVSPFVAYLSQRRKVSDNELAELEALVAQLQSQRKEG; translated from the coding sequence ATGCGCGGCAAGACCATCGGGGACCAGGAACTGGCCCTGCTGCAGTACATCGATGAACAAGGCCAGGCCAGTGTCGGCGAAGTTGCCGCGGCCTATGGCGAAGCGCGTGGCTTGGCCCGTTCCACGGTGCTGACCATGATGGAACGGCTGCGCAGCAAGGGGTACCTGCAGCGCGCCCAGCAGGACGGCGTGTACCGCTACCAGGCCACCCGCGGCCAGGACAGCGTGGTGCAGGGCGCCATCGCCCAGTTCGTCGACAACACCCTGCAGGGCTCGGTATCGCCGTTCGTGGCGTACCTGTCGCAGCGGCGGAAGGTCAGCGACAACGAGCTGGCCGAACTGGAAGCGCTGGTCGCGCAGCTGCAGTCGCAGCGGAAGGAGGGCTGA